Genomic segment of Molothrus aeneus isolate 106 chromosome 3, BPBGC_Maene_1.0, whole genome shotgun sequence:
TAACACACTGGAATTATTACTACAAGCACAACAAATAGTGGTTTTCCTTTTGAGCACAGCCAGAAGACCACCCAGAGCGTAACGACCTGCACGAGGAATCTCCCCATCCTCACATCCTCCTCTAGGATTTACTACAACTGGGGATGTGTGAATGAGaaggaatgctttgggttggcaCGCAGAGGCTTAAACATGGCCCAGCTTTGGAGGGGTCAGAACTCAATTACAGAATTTCTAAAAACAAGCATAAACCTGGGCCTAAGCAACGAAGAAAATTCAGAAGTGTTGTTATTAAATGCTCAATTGCAAAGAAGAATCTTAGAAAAAGCTTATGAAAGAACAGATTTCCTCAGGCTTGGTTCACCAGAAACCtcataaattattatttctgtcaggaaaagcaaaaatagtTTAAGAATTCAAGCGTAACACAGGCCCTTTCTGCACACAGGACGCTCTGGAACTCCTCAGCCTGCGCTGTACTCCAGCCATCGACAGCAGCCATCTCAGAAACCCCTGTGCTGCACAAGGAATTCCACCACATGCTGCTGCATGACCTGTTTGGCCATACTGGCATCAAGACTCCCCATGTTTTAATGAGCATGATGTATAGCATGGGCATGCTACACCAGGAGCAAGTTGCACAGTTCCTGAACCACCAAGCTCTACCTGGAAAATACACAGATATAGCAAGAGTACCTAGTAAAAAAGTATGCAGTCAAGATTAAGGCCTCCACTGTGCTATCTCTCAGGAGTCACATCTTAATGCCTTTCAACAGTTTACTTTAGAGAAACATTTTCCAGTCACAACAGATTTTTCTCAGATGTCACCCATTTATGAAAGACTCTTATACTATCTCAGCTGGGTACCTAAAATTTTCTGCAAGTTGTTATAAAAGCTtgcctgctggccctgcagtaAGGAAACATGCAGACCTGCAGCTGTTTGgagtatttctgattttttttttttcaataaattagcagtttgcaaatttttaaataatatgaaTATCACTCAAATTATTTCCAACAAATGATGCTAAAATCATCCACTGTCTTTCATTATGATGTAGCAAGAGGCATAACGGAGTGAGTCCCAAAAGGCTGTCGCAAACAATAAGGGCTACAGTAATGACCATGCCTGTCCCTTCCAGAACTTGAGAAATCATCTCACAGAACAGCTGATGAGAAGGAAGTGGGGCAAGGAAAAAGCCTCTTCCTAACTCAGGATTTCCACTTTTGAATCCCAGAAGAAGTGAAAGGATCCAAAAACCTTTGAGGTAGGAGGGTGAGGaataaaaaaacaccaaaacagagTCTACAAGGAACTAAGCTTTATgcaattttattattaaatgtgAAACAATGACGTTTTCCTGTCTGCTAAGCAGCTTGTCTGTTTTCACCTCCCTACAGTCATTGCCCTTGGTTTTACTTCAATGGTTATGTTATATCCTAGAGGTCTCCAAATCCAAATTTCTCTGATCttatatttctgtaatttcCCCTCACATTGCCATGTACGAGTGGCAACCTCATTAAGGAACAGACCACACCCCTCACCACTCCCAGGCTGCTTTCTAAAAGCAGCCTGATGAAGGAAGATGTAAACTGCCCAGGATCCCAATCCCTTATCTTAAACATCTGGCTCCCCTTTCTCTGCATTTCTGACCTTTGCATCTCTATGTTTCTGTATGGGCTTTCCCAACAGCTGCAGGTGGAGAAGAAATGACACAGACCCCCTGCAGACCACTGTCCAAAAGTTCAGCAGCAAACCAAAAAGAGGTCAGACCTTTCCAAGAGGTAGTTTTAGTATAATTTGTAATACTAACCAGGttttaaaaagtacattttctaATCTTTCAGTAAATTTCAGAAACATTCATTAAAACCTGGCTGGGACTTCCCACAcgactgaaaaaaaattactgaactCAGCAACCCTCTAACAATTGCAGGATGGAAGGAGTATGATCCACCACTCCTGAAGTCTATTGACCAAGATAAACAGATGAGCAGGTACTCACAGAGGTCATTTATAACAcacacactctggaaatcacaACATTTTATACCTTAATAAGACTTCAAAGTAAAGGAATCACTTTCCTTGATAATTTCCAATAGCAAATGCTCAAATGGGGAAAACAAACTTATTCAGATAGACAAGCTCCACCCAAACCTTCTTACTTCCAGAGAACATTTTTCTATAAAACTTTATGAAATGTTTAGATGTATTTTTCTCTAAGTACACTGCCCTGCCTATAAGAGTTATGAACAAAGCCAAGAGTGGAGAGCTGCTTTTATAAGGCTTCCAACTTGATTTACCAGATAAAAGTCTAATAGGATTTGACTCTTTGTGCTTTGTATACTCACAGGAAGATCAAAAGAAGATATATGCCACAAGTTTTTCAAATGTGGTTGTTTCTGACAtagttttactgaaaaaaaaaaaagccttgcaaCATCttctgggaaaacaaaacacatcatACTATCATGTGCACTAATAAACAAATAGCAAGGCAAGTTACTCTCAAATATGACAGATGGAGCTGTCTCAGCATTGCCTGACATTTCAATCACAAGTCCCTGTTTATATTCACTTAAAAATTTGCCAAGCTTCAACTGCTTCATGGTGAAGGATTCTGCAATGTTTCAAATATAACCACTTCATTCCTTTTCACAGAAAGACAAACTTAAAGTATTTTGTCTTCAGCTGTAAGGAAGACAGAGACATTTTCTACAGGAACCTTGCATCATTCATTCTTATTAAAGTTAAAAATCAGTTAAGGATGTGTTTTGGAGCTGGCAACATATCTTTTGCTATCTCCATGAACATTTGCCTGGATCTGGACAAGTTATAAACATCTGGAAGATTGCCCTCCCCAAACCTCAGGTCATCACCTCAGTAAATGCAGTAAGTATTCAGCATCCAAATTCTCTTAAGATATCTGTCCTCACTGATCACACACTATCTGCATCTTAGCAGGCAGCATTCAACTGAACTGAGAGTGACTCATGATGACACACAGGGGACTGGCCTTTCTGTGCAAACAGctgtcagggctgctcctgcattaGGCACGGGATACTTGCTTGGCCCTCAGGTGCAGGGGGAAAGAACCTGTCAGGAACACAGAACgggaagaagataaaaaaagagGTAGATGGGAACAAAGTGCAAAATCACAGCCTTTTCCGTTCCTGATTTCTGATCAAATATCTGATAAATAGGACAGAAAGGGATATCTGAGTATAATACCATAGGAAAAAAGGTAAACCCAGTAAAATACTGCCCTTCACATGACCCTTAATTATCTTATGTGGAGTTGAATTTACAGTGTCAACTTATTGACACTGAATCAATCACATTTAAATATTGTAACACTGACAAATTTAAATTGACATTTAAAGATTGAAGAAGGTCTATATTCCCATGTTAACACAGATTTTCATTACCTGCTATGACAACAATTGCACGTCTTAAAAACCCAATCCTGTTGATGACCCAAACTCTCTTAAGTTAATACAACTTCtaaacaaatttaaaagaaaaatgtcataaTCAAACAACCTTTAGTACTGCACAACAACCCTTTACCTTAAAGAACATAAGGATTATAGGATATAGCAAACTGGTGGCAGGTTGCACTGTATTTATCCCTAAGAATACAGCATACAATTAGTTGTCAGCAACTTTCTggtacaaaaccaaaaaacttcaTTAAAAGCATCAGCTCCAAACATATATGGGGTAACCTTCAAGAGAATGTACATACAGTTAggaaaaacagataaaaatgcAGGATTCCAAAGGAATCCAAATTAAAAGTTTTTGTGCATGTGATGGGAAGACATTTATTAAAACTGGGAGAATATATCTACTCTGGCTACAGCTGAACTAAATTAATACTTGGCTGCCCCCTCAAATCTGCTGGAATATATGCATGCCTGGTTACTCCTTCAATTAGGTCTGTAAAACCAGCACACAACAGCTGTAGCAATAAACTTGTGCTACTCTGCAATGCTATTATCACCTAAGGAAGTTTCTTGATAAGATTGAAAGAGGTGTTGATACACCTTACCAAATTTCCAGAATTCATCTCTGCCTTCATCCACACTTCAGAAACAATTTCATAATGCAGGTTGAAGTAACTGTTCAGACTATTGTCACTCCAAAGAGGTATATGAATGAaagcagttgttttttttttcaccctccGCATTTCTACACTGTAAAAGCAGTGGAAAGAAACAGACCAAGCTGATGGCCAGTACTCAAGAAGCTGCAAAGAAAAGAAGGCAGTCACTCTCAGTTTTTAAACTGATGCGACTTTTAAGCTGGAAAGCATAATTTATACCCCATTTatcttaaaaaatgaaagccCCCATGACAATCCTTGTACCCCAGCAAGAACAGTGGTCAAAGTTGGAAGCATAATATTCCTCCTGCCCTTGAACAATCTTCAAACTACGGCTTAAAATAAAGTCTcatgaacagaagaaaaatctatAGTAAGTCTGACTCTAATCACTATCCTTACAAATTACTTACCAGATACTTGGAGCACTTATAAAATTTGCTTGAGGTAGGAGTAACTTTTCTGGAAAAGCACTTTAAGTCCCATATGAGCAATCGCTGCTATGAAATAGCACTTATATTCTTCTCCACTCATCTTCCTTCCcatcaataatttattttagaatagGTACTATTTTGAGACCAACAcaccatttttttccagatgtcATCCCAACACAGGAAGCAAATTGTACCTTGGGGTCATGTAGTGAGCCTAGCTTACAGAAAGATTACCTTGCAGAATTTGGATCATGGTTACTGAAGTAGACCAGGAAATCCTGCTCTTACTTTCACCACTGAAATGTTCTGCAACAGATCTGGTTTAAGAAAGTTTACAAGTTGAAGCAAAACCATTCTACAAAGTCctaataaaaaatgaaaggtcAATGAGCGCAGGTTATGCTTGTCTTAAAGAGCATCTGTAACTTTCATGCCAGTTGTTTATGTGTCACTAAAAAATGTTTTACCACACAGTAAAATGCTTAACAGGGACCAGCACAAATTACAAAAGTCACAATGAAATTGTAACTAATACACAGCAAGCGTGGAGAATAACTCTGAATTTCCTCTGAATTTGCTTGTCTTCTTACAATTAAGATTTCAAGACTTCATGTAGTTTGGTACATTAGCCAACCTATCTGTGCAACTCTAGGAGAACAGAAACTTCACTCGACCCTGGAAGCAAGGGTACTTCCTAAGAGCACCCTGTATTAAGgacctaaagaaaacaaaaggttcCTACAAGGAATCCTTTACTGCCACTACCTACTTCTGTATTCTTTCTATAGACATAAAATAACTTCAGTCTCCAGGCATGAAAAAACAGTGCTTTTGACACGTACCCTTTCTAAACCTATAGTTTCATAAAGTTTCTTGTAATGTCTTACAAGAAGATATGACCAACACattatgaaaagaaaagctggtgTGTAAGGATTTTGTTTAACAAATTGAAAGCTCTCATATCTGCCAATAAAAGATTCATAGAAAAAGCCCAACCCAAAACTTAAAGCCCATCTGAACACAAACAAGtgggatttttattattattttttttaatgactacATTTTTCTCCAACATTGCAAGGCTTCAGACAAGGTGGTGAGGGGAGAGAAATTAGATGATCTTACCCAGAGGCAAGCATCATGCATAgtaacttggaaaaaaaacaggaaaaaatattacacAAGTCAGCTGGCTCAGCAAGGATTAAGAAATACTTTGATAAACAGCAAATGATATGAAAGGCAAAGCTTTTGGCTCCagctcagaaaaataattactcccagctgggcacagagaaCTCCAAGAAGGGCTACAATTTCACATGAAGGGCACAGGAAAACTTACACAGCCTTACAGTCTTTCCTTCATAGTTAAGTTGGTTAGGTATATGCCAAGTAACATTTAGGCCAATGGCTAAAAGTAAACAAGACTATGAACAATGTTCTAGTGGGGCACATGTTACCTGCCCTTCCCAGGCACGCATAAAGCTGATGGAAACAGAGAACAAAATTCAAAAAGTGGTCATGCTACTTTGAAATTATACCACTGCAGATGGGCCTTTACAgagcatttaatttctttttttcacacaTAAATATACTTGGCTAAACAGTCAATCAACAGAGCTTTATAAGGGGTTTCTTCAACAACCCCTGACACGTGAAAGAAATTgccaaacttttaaaaatgcaaagcacattttgcatttaaaaactGCTGCAGAGCAAGAAAACGCTTTCACCCATTCTCAAAATACAGTCAAGTCTTGTCACAGCACAAGGCTTGAGTCAAAAAAGGTTTGCTTTCACTGGTAAAacttttttctgctatttttccTGCTGACTGCTTGTTTTATGTGGGTGGGGTAATGTTTTTATTGTTCTGGACTGCCTTTTAATTGATGGCAGAGTGCCTGGATTTTGGGATTGGCATCTCTTCCATTGTTTTTGCTGAGATAAATAAATGTATCTCCCccccctttttaaaaaaggaatacaCTCTATACTCTTGACTgctaaaaacaaacccacaaaacaaacaaacaaaagctttcAGATGGCACAAGCAATCTGCTGAAACCCTGCTGCAAGGAATTTACTACCGAAAAACCTCATCCAGGTTTCCTACCCTCTGAAACACTCTCAAAGACCAAGAAGCAGAGATATGACAGTGGAGGCCAGCAGAAGTGTTCAGTGGCTAAATATTTGTGTAATTCTGAGAAAGAGAATGAAGAGCAGATTTTGGCCTCAACCTCAACCCTCAACAACTACCAGGAGGGGAGCTTGCTAAATGAGTAAGATATGTTCTCAAGAGAAAATAAGGCAGATTAGGAACAGCTTGAAAAGGAGTTATTGAAGAGTTTGGTTCACTATTAAACTGAATGGAGAGTCACTGAAGCAAAGGCTGAAGAATCACTGAAacaagggagagaggaagggggGTGGTCTGTCTAGGCAGACATAcagttaaaaaacccaaccaaaaatcCCGATCCCCACCCCAGCTTTTGTGCACAAGCAATGCGAAAGCAGCACCTACATTAATACTCAAACCCAAGACTAACCAGCCAGCAGCTATAGCATCTCCAGAGGTCTTGAATGGAAATATGCTATTACTGATGCTgccaaaataaaacttttctttagcATAGAAACATTTGCAATCTGTGTTTTCTGACCTAGCAATTAAAAAATTGCCCTGCTACAATGTGGCACAAAACAAAGGTCCTAGTTCTTGCTCAGATATTGATTTAATGCTGACTACAACAGTAGTTGGCACTGCCATTCTTCCAATATTTTGCTACTCCAAGGgaggagaaacaaacaaatgaaccaaaaaaagagaaccacacacatacacatgtCCCCCCACCCAAACAAGCAAGCTGGAATTATTTAAGGAGAAATAAAGTGTCAGCACCAAGCTAAATTGTTCTCATTAtccaaagaatttaaaaaatactttaatattGCACTTGCATGAAAATTGTATGAGCACTCCATGCCAGGCAGTGTTTCAGCATGTTCCCCAAgtgcacacaaacaaaaaacatatGACAAAATGTTGTCTCCCAGTATTTCTTGCTGGCACGGAAAAGCACTTAGTTAACTGCAGTGTGTCTGTGCCAACTACAGTATTCCACCCACCACCAAGCACAGAGTTCAAACCTGAACACAAATACGCTTCAAAAACGTGCAGCTTCTGAAATACGAGAAAGAGTTGTCTGGGCAACTTGTTTTCAACCCTGAGCTACTTGGTGAGCTGAAAGAACTGATGAAGAGTTGGATGAGTACAACTACACTGTGTCTCAAACACATTTGGGAAAAGTGGAATGtatttctttccaaaacatCTCAAGAGCAAGGAAGCCACACCAGCCCAACGCACACAGAGaatcagggaaagaaaagtctACATATAAGGTTTAATACGCCTGTGTTTCTTTCTGTTGTGGTACTCATTTTGTATGGCAAACCTTCAGTTTCAGACACCAATCACCCAGAGGAAGCGAGTTTGACATGACCAAACTCTGGGGACACACAAGTACAGTCTAACACACTGTGTAAGATGAACAGCCCCCAGGTCTTTAACAATTTCAAGGAGCTAACTCTTACTGGCCAAATTCCAAATGTCACAACCCACCAGAATCTAGCAGTTTGTTCCATGCCTGGTGTAAAATCCAAGACAAAATCTAGTGTTTCATAATCTTTTTTAAACATAGCTAAACCAAGTTAAGTGCATAAAAGGCTCCATGTCTTATCAGAAGAGCTTCCAGTGTTTTGTACTTTGATAGTCAAAAGACAGGGAAAATAGGCTACTTGTTCCCTTCCACAAGTCAAAACATCCCAGCCATTGGGGTCAGAGGTTTATGAAGAGCAAGCACATTAACAGAGAGTCATTATATTGAGAAGGTActttgtaagattttttttctcacagatgAAGCCTACCTGTTTACTTTTAGTGGCCTTTCCAGCAGGATTCTTGGCTCCTTTAGCCCCCTCCATGTTTCTTAGAACATCAATGAAATCTCTCTTTGAAACAGAAGACATCAGTTTAGCACGCTTcctctcagagctccctgctttCTTCACCtcctcttccattttcttctggTGTGTCCTGACAGCATTGAATAATTGTACAACACCTCTGGGACAGGGaaaaagacaacaaagcaaATCTTTTAACTCAAGTTCCTTCCACAGAAATGAACCCCCTACTAAAGCCAATCAGTGCAGATGCTGGATGGCTTCTAACTCCCCAAAATGGTGACCTGGAACCTCGATTTGGTTAAGAAGTAACATTTACTAGAATATAAAGGACTTTCAATTTTTACTCCTCCTTCATACTTATTGCTAGGAACCAGTAACAAACTATTCAGACTCTGAAGTAAGCCTGATAACATGGCACTAAGATCAGTTTCATCCTTGAGCATGTTTCATCCTTGGGAGCATGTTATTTGTCCTAAAATCAGTTATTAAATTACTCAAGCAAGTTTCTTAACGGCAGTTGAAGCTGGGGGATAGGGCAGAGGAATGAGTAAGGACATAAAGGCAGCACATCAAAATGTTCAGCTAGTTCTGTGACATCAAACTACCACAATGTGAACAGGCAGCTGAACTTCACAACTGTGGATCTGGTGAATCCTCTGtggagaagcaaaaaaccagaACAGTAGTAACAACTGTTCTGCATTTTTAAGGCATTAAATTAACAAAATGAGGGGATGCAACAAAGCACTCCTGCTAAGCAAACATTAGATTCCCATCTAAATTTTTACTCTTTCATAAAGCTTCTGAAATCTTTTGTTGAACTTGATACTGTACAATGCAGACCTGTCTATAAATCTCTCAGCTCCTGCTAGTCACTTCTTAAGAGTTCAATCTGATTGGAAACAGATTACCTGCACAggccttttcctcctctttttgaTATACGTACGTTTAAGGAAAGCATTCAGAAAAACTTTTACCTTGTGGCAATTCTCTGaagatttctttccttctctcggTCTTTGACAACATCTGGCTTCACTCGGCACATCATTTCCCATTCCCGCTTTTTATCAAGCTGCATTATAAATATTGTTATGTGAAACAACATGGACATTTGAGAATGCAGCATGACCTGACAGAGTATGtagtaggaggaaaaaaaagtatctacAAAGTTCAGtctggttgaaagtaaaaggaaCTCCAATATAGGGCTGGACAAGTCTCTTGCATTGACACAACAGGGGCTACACTCAGATCTCAGAGTCATCTACATCCAGCAGCAAAAGCCTAGGAAAAGGTGCTTTCATACAACTGCCTTGAGCAAGGAAATTATTCAAAGACAGCCTTCAAATCCCAGACTTCACAAGCTGATCACAGAGCTGATCACAGAGAAATTTATACATAGTAAAATCCTGGGTCCATCAAGACTGGCATGTCATATTTTGAAAGTAGAGAATTTGACTTCCCCCTACAGAACTGGTCCCAGTATGGCTTTGTGACCAAAGCAACACTCAGCAAAGAGTACAACAGGCAGAACTCTAACACAAGAAGAGCACCAAGTGTCCACCAGACAACAAGACATGTGTACAGTATTGGTTTTTGCCTATTTTTTGGAGGCTCTCCATTTCAAAACCAAATTGGTCCCCTTTCCCTACCAGCAGACAGAAAACCATTCTGCTGCAATAGGAGACCACTGTATTTCATGACCTCTGCTTTAGGAGTaagtttttcttcccctctgaaCAATTTAACAGTGTTTGAGGCCTGGTGATGTTCCATTAAATCTGTTTTATGCAAGAAGTCTCTAATGGAATTTCAGAGTCCTTATCTTTATAATTACAGGCAGACTACTATGAATTTCTGAGTTTATGACCATGCTTTGGCCTTTGATCAAAAGAACTGCCCTATCCTACCTTTCATCAGCAAGAAATCAATGAAAGGCAAATTGCTTTCAAGTTTTTCTAAAGCAAACAAGTCACTTTGGGGACCTGTGGCCCATCTCTGTTTTGCAGTATTCTCACATATTTACTGGATGAGAGCAGGTATTTAGGACAACCATAACTGTGCAGATGCTGTAGTGAAGCTCTCTGAATTTAAAGGCAAGCCACGGCCCAACTGCAGCATGTCCCAAACTGTCAGGTGAATAACCTGGTTATCCCACAGAAACAGAACTGGTAGGATGAGACATTAAAACTATTAATGTATTTCTAGCCTGAAGGAAAATCAACCAGAGCCTGGAATTAAAAGTTCCACTAAAGGCACAAACAAATGACTTGCCAACATGGTTTGGTTTCTTCATACCAGTTTCAGAACCAGAAGCAGTTTAGGGCACAGACATGGTAATAGAAAGCTCCGATCAGAAGTTTTCTATTGAGAAAACTATTTTCTATTCATGACTGAGGGGAGCAAACAACAATGCACAACCACATCATTGATTACTGCAGTCTCAACCTAGAGGCCTTGATTTTGGAAGTCACAGTACAATTTAAATGGAAGCagtcttcttctctttctccctctcacTTTCTATGGTAGATAACCATTTCAATTTGAAATGCCAACAAAGtgaatttcaccccaaattAACAATGCCAAGTAGAAAATCAAGCTTAAAGTAGCTGCTTTCAGCccctcaaaaaagaaaacatcttaaGCTGACAGACTGGAACACTCCTGCTGCCAATGTTCAGCCTGCCTGATGACCCATAAGAAGCAGTAAGAGAAAAAACCTTACACAGCATGactggaaagtaaaaaaaaattaatctgctCAAGATCACTGTGAAGGAGAGACTCCAAAGCTGAGACAGACTCAGCAGAGATTTGAGACAGTGCTCTGAGACTATCTTGCATGTAGCCCATCTCACAGTCACTGCACATGGAATACTGCATCTTTTTCTCACCCTCATCTTCTTTTCTTGcctctcttgcttttttttctctctttccttctccaggcttTTATTCTTGGCCAAGATGGTGGACTTATTCTGTGGAATCTTTTTGTTGAGCACTTTTGCCATGGCATCTGCCCATCCTGAACTTGGGCCATCTTTGGAGCTTTTTGCCTCTTCAGCCACATTGCCAGGGGGTGCTgcttcatcttcatcatcacCATCCAGGGCTTCACCTCCCGAAGAGTAGCTGTCTTCTGGAAGTTCTGAGCTTAACTCAGAACctagggataaaaaaaaaaaaaggaaacaaattaagcaaaaaaaagtaTCAGGAATTGTTTATAACAAGAATCCTTCACTAGTGCCATTTGCTCCACATGTAAATGTTATCCAAGTTCAGAGCAAGGTATTACTGTAAATGTGCTGTTACAATTAATTCCTCAAGCAGACACACACCATTATACTGAATTTATTAGAAACTATCCAGTGCAATGCTTGCTCACCTCAGTGATGATCAAAAGTGATTGAAAGAGGCTGCGCAAAAGGGAGAGGGCAGCCATAGACATTTATTATTAGATTAttgaaaatttttatatttagggCTGGTAATTGTGGTGGGAAAACCTGTctattttccagttttaaaaGTGTAACTTATAAATGCCTATCCACACAAATATGTGCACATATGCCTGTACACACTCCCAGAGAAACTGCAACAGTGACATCTGGTGTTTGGCTGCAAACAGCCACAGGAATTAAACTGAAGCTGGGGGGCATTTCTTATGTGACAGCAAAACCTGCTCAGAGACAACGCTGCCAGCAAAAATACAATTACCTAAGCATAATGAACCCAGGGGAGACTGCTCTGTGGAATACAGCATCAAGACAGGCAGCTCAAAAGAAACCAGAGGCACTGTGCTTTTCTGGGTAAGTAACTGCTCAAGTTACACGTATAAAACACCCCCAAAGTCAAAATCCTTACCCCTATGAGcccttcaaaataaaagaaggaacTGAAGTTACAATACCAAAGTTTGGAATTAAGATAGCTGAAAACAGCCAAATTGATAGCACAAGAAATACATGAAGAGCTAGTCCTCATTACTCTGTTCAGTAGGTCAAACTGCAAAAATAGAAGTCTTCAACAGTGCAGGTGATTAACTAGAATGAAATGGGCTGCAAGTTTAGGGTGTACTGAAATAAGCTGAGTTATTTCACTTCACCATGTAATCAAGAGGAGAGCATACACCAAGTCCTGCCACCATTAACTACTATTCCAGTAATATTTGTGCcacattaaattttaaattaattatcttACATACAACTTTCAAGACTGCAAAACCAAATGCTGAACAGAAGGAAGCTGGTTTCTGATCCCACCCAGTCCCAGATTCCTCATGTGACTCACTTTCATCCATTTACCACTCTCaaactctttaaaaaagaaaatttaaattttaaaccaCAGTTCTACTGAGCCAAGTCCTTTACTTTGTAAGCACTACTATATCCCATGAAGTACCTTTATCAACCAAACCATTAAGAGAATGAAGCCAGGAGTGCTTCACAAGATCTGTTCTCCATGAAACGATGCAGGCAGCTATTAATGATATTCCCCATTAATCAACCGTctatttaattattaatcaaCCATAAACATACACTCTTCTGCCACATTAATTCATTATTCTGTCTTCTCCATGTGCCTGTTTCAACCAGAAAAAACCTAACAAACAACATAGCAGCAAAACAGTAGCATTGAcgaatttaaaacaaaacctctACTGCCCAGGCATGTTTAGAGGCTTGGGGAGCATTTGGTTATCCTGATGGAAAAAAGTGAGAGTCTGTGGTTACAGAACAAATGTGGAAGAGAAATAATGACTGAATACTTGGTCATTGTCAGTATGACTTTTACTACTACCAAGTGGTATGTCATGCTCCACTCAAAATAAATTATGGGAGTGTTTTCCAACAGTCCTTACTACAAATTGGAAATTTAGAAGTGGCAAATTTTCTCAACACATTCAGTAACTATTTAAAGGCATCCTTTTTATCCTTTAATATCCTTCTAGATATTTGCATCCATATTCTGAGTTtccaataaaaaataaattcaaaccaTCGCCTGAAAAGAAGTAATTGCAGCACCACATGACGTTTTACATGTAGGAGCCACATCCTGGTTCCTACACATAAAACAACGTCAAGTTTTCACCCCTGGG
This window contains:
- the RRP15 gene encoding RRP15-like protein — its product is MAAAVVGPRGRGTEGTEMDTDSGSELSSELPEDSYSSGGEALDGDDEDEAAPPGNVAEEAKSSKDGPSSGWADAMAKVLNKKIPQNKSTILAKNKSLEKEREKKKQERQEKKMRLDKKREWEMMCRVKPDVVKDREKERNLQRIATRGVVQLFNAVRTHQKKMEEEVKKAGSSERKRAKLMSSVSKRDFIDVLRNMEGAKGAKNPAGKATKSKQGEVKSEEGPEWNILRDDFMMGASMKDWDKESDGEGNSEEGGGLKQEDDSD